The following are encoded together in the Anopheles nili chromosome 3, idAnoNiliSN_F5_01, whole genome shotgun sequence genome:
- the LOC128725789 gene encoding KRR1 small subunit processome component homolog, giving the protein MSDTECDSGDQSANVEHFNGPVENAWLMKIPEFKPEDNPNGLVEESSFSCLFPKYREKYVKECWPLVVKALNSHYIKAELDLIVGNMTVRTTRKTWDPFIILKSRDLIKLLSRSVPFEQAVKVLEDEISCDIIKIKNLVRNKEKFVKRRSRLIGPNGCTLKSLELLTNCYVLVQGATVSAIGPYKGLQCVRKVVEETMKNIHPIYNIKALMIKRELMKDENLREENWERFLPRFQSKNTSKRAKPKIIKKKKEYTPFPPPLQESKIDKQLASGEYFLTDEQKRSKKRQEQMAKEKRDATVQKERREKDFMAPEESNKRSSKIIDTKMTNKVDIKSLKGKIARANKREAKMK; this is encoded by the coding sequence ATGAGCGATACTGAATGTGATTCCGGTGATCAATCCGCTAATGTTGAACACTTCAATGGACCTGTGGAAAACGCGTGGTTGATGAAAATTCCCGAATTTAAACCAGAAGATAATCCCAATGGATTGGTGGAAGAGAGTTCGTTTTCCTGCCTGTTTCCAAAATATCGCGAAAAGTATGTAAAAGAATGTTGGCCATTGGTCGTAAAAGCGCTCAACTCGCATTACATCAAAGCAGAGTTAGATTTAATTGTAGGCAATATGACAGTACGAACCACGCGCAAAACGTGGGACCCTTTTATCATTCTAAAGTCGCGCGATCTCATCAAACTTTTGTCACGGTCGGTTCCATTTGAGCAAGCGGTAAAGGTGTTGGAAGATGAGATCAGCTGCGACattattaaaataaagaaCCTCGTGCGCAATAAGGAGAAATTTGTGAAACGCCGCAGTCGACTTATTGGACCAAATGGTTGTACTCTGAAATCACTCGAACTGCTAACGAACTGCTACGTTCTTGTTCAAGGGGCCACTGTATCGGCAATTGGACCGTATAAGGGTCTCCAATGTGTCCGAAAGGTAGTAGaggaaacgatgaaaaacatTCATCCCATTTACAACATTAAAGCTCTGATGATTAAACGTGAGTTAATGAAGGACGAAAACTTGCGCGAGGAAAATTGGGAACGCTTTTTACCTCGCTTCCAATCCAAAAATACTTCCAAACGAGCAAAACCGAAAATtattaagaagaaaaaagaatacacaCCCTTCCCTCCGCCTCTTCAAGAAAGCAAGATCGACAAACAATTAGCATCCGGTGAGTACTTCCTCACTGATGAACAGAAACGATCAAAAAAGCGTCAGGAACAGATGGCTAAAGAAAAACGAGATGCTACTGTGCAAAAAGAACGACGAGAAAAAGATTTCATGGCCCCAGAGGAATCTAACAAAAGATCATCTAAAATAATTGATACAAAAATGACGAATAAAGTAGATATAAAATCACTGAAAGGTAAAATTGCTAGAGCCAATAAAAGGGAAGCGAAGATGAAGTAA
- the LOC128722851 gene encoding NEDD8, with protein sequence MLIKVKTLTGKEIEIDIEPTDKVDRIKERVEEKEGIPPQQQRLIFSGKQMNDDKTAQDYKVQGGSVLHLVLALRGGGN encoded by the exons ATGTTGATTAAAGTAAAG ACTCTGACcggaaaagaaatcgaaatcgacaTTGAACCTACAGACAAGGTAGATCGAATTAAAGAGCGGGTCGAAGAGAAAGAAGGTATtccaccacagcagcagcggttgattttctccGGTAAACAGAT GAACGACGACAAAACTGCACAGGACTATAAAGTGCAAGGAGGTTCCGTATTGCATTTGGTCCTTGCGTTACGTGGTGGGGGAAATTAG